The following are encoded in a window of uncultured Ilyobacter sp. genomic DNA:
- a CDS encoding phosphoenolpyruvate carboxykinase (ATP), which yields MATLLGLDKKNIGTKTPLLYSKIRTILETAFYRNNVINVGSLKEAYNLAKNSPGTIITDLPIYKTEEIGLEKDSKVLIFNDGDRTGRTAAARKILGDRGVDENEYAGKLREAVFSSRKKKMYRASVCVGLHEDFMVRAHLLIPEGYENVLYSWMLNFQDFNDEIKVKYDSSEVIEEGDIFVYSDPDWSHGDHPVGLTFFDSDHNCAALLGMRYFGEHKKGTLTLAWTIATRCGYTPCHGGQKRYNLPNGDKFVVGVFGLSGSGKSTITHAKHGDKYDVTVLHDDAFIISNEDGSSISMEPSYFDKTQDYPTNCPDNKYLLTMQNCSATIDNHGKILPVTEDISNGNGRAIKSKYWSPNRAYKFDKKCDAIFWLMKDESMPPVMKINSATLAATLGATLATKRSSAEHLLKGVDSSKLVIEPYANPFRTYPLCNDYNKFKSLFKERKIECYILNTGFFLHRKITPEVTLGIIESIIEKKGGFKKFGPVENIEYMEIEGYNPNFDDVNYINLVQSRIQTRLDFIGELREFNRLPYEASESLYKILEKLESIKK from the coding sequence ATGGCGACACTATTGGGTCTGGATAAAAAAAATATAGGGACAAAAACACCATTATTGTACTCTAAAATACGTACAATACTGGAAACGGCATTTTACAGAAATAATGTTATAAACGTGGGGAGCTTAAAAGAAGCTTACAATCTGGCAAAAAACTCTCCAGGAACAATAATTACTGATTTACCAATATATAAGACTGAAGAAATTGGTCTTGAGAAAGATTCTAAAGTACTCATCTTCAATGATGGAGACAGAACTGGAAGAACTGCAGCTGCTAGAAAAATACTAGGTGACAGAGGCGTAGATGAAAATGAATACGCAGGGAAACTGAGGGAGGCTGTTTTTTCTTCTAGAAAAAAGAAGATGTATAGGGCCTCTGTATGTGTAGGTCTTCATGAGGATTTCATGGTAAGGGCTCATCTGCTTATTCCAGAAGGATATGAAAATGTGCTTTATTCATGGATGCTGAACTTCCAGGATTTTAATGATGAAATAAAAGTAAAGTATGACTCTTCCGAGGTTATAGAGGAAGGGGATATTTTTGTATACTCTGACCCAGACTGGTCTCACGGAGATCATCCAGTTGGGCTGACATTTTTTGATTCAGATCACAACTGCGCCGCTCTTTTGGGCATGAGATACTTTGGAGAACATAAAAAAGGGACACTTACCCTGGCATGGACTATTGCTACGAGATGCGGATATACTCCATGCCACGGAGGGCAAAAAAGATATAACCTTCCAAATGGTGATAAATTTGTAGTGGGAGTATTTGGACTTTCAGGATCTGGAAAATCCACCATTACCCATGCAAAACATGGTGACAAATATGATGTAACTGTACTTCACGACGATGCTTTCATTATATCCAATGAAGACGGATCATCAATATCTATGGAACCTTCTTATTTTGATAAAACTCAGGATTATCCGACAAATTGTCCTGACAATAAATATCTTCTTACAATGCAGAACTGTTCTGCTACAATAGACAACCACGGGAAGATACTTCCTGTAACAGAAGATATAAGTAATGGAAATGGGAGAGCTATTAAGTCAAAGTACTGGTCTCCAAATAGGGCGTACAAGTTTGACAAAAAATGCGATGCTATATTCTGGCTCATGAAGGACGAGAGCATGCCTCCAGTAATGAAGATAAATTCTGCCACTCTAGCAGCAACCCTCGGAGCAACACTGGCAACAAAGCGTTCTTCAGCAGAGCACCTCCTAAAAGGAGTAGACAGTAGCAAACTTGTTATAGAACCTTATGCAAACCCATTTAGGACTTACCCTCTGTGTAATGACTACAATAAATTCAAGTCTCTGTTTAAAGAGAGAAAAATTGAATGCTATATATTAAATACTGGATTTTTCCTTCACAGAAAGATAACTCCAGAAGTTACGTTAGGGATCATAGAATCTATAATTGAAAAAAAGGGTGGATTCAAAAAGTTTGGTCCTGTGGAAAATATAGAGTACATGGAGATAGAAGGGTACAACCCCAATTTTGATGATGTAAACTACATCAACCTAGTCCAAAGTAGAATCCAGACTAGACTTGATTTTATAGGAGAACTAAGAGAGTTTAACAGACTTCCTTATGAAGCCAGTGAGTCACTTTACAAAATTCTAGAAAAACTTGAGTCTATTAAAAAGTAA
- a CDS encoding ABC transporter ATP-binding protein, with amino-acid sequence MNAKRVKFENLTKIFVTDKNKQVKAVENVNLDINPGEFVCLLGPSGCGKTTTLRMLAGFEVPTEGKIFIGDENVERLTPDKRDTAMVFQNYALFPHMNVFDNISYGLKLQKLPKEEINSRVKKILSLMKMEEFAERVPSQMSGGQQQRVSLARALIMEPGVLLFDEPLSNLDAKLRIHMRDEIRKIQQEVGITSIYVTHDQSEAMGLSDKIVIMKDGLIEQVGSPDEIYQRPINAFVANFIGRANIILATVEEVKESTLVIDVQGIKYETAKTKPYNIGDKVKIVVRPESIEFGKSDFEAKVTKSMFMGAHHEYEVNFFGQHLEISVNNPMNKNMVKINENLKFALDPNSIHIL; translated from the coding sequence ATGAACGCTAAAAGAGTTAAATTTGAAAATCTGACCAAAATATTTGTAACAGATAAAAACAAGCAAGTGAAAGCCGTAGAAAATGTCAACTTAGACATTAATCCAGGTGAATTCGTTTGTCTCCTGGGACCATCCGGTTGCGGAAAAACAACCACTTTGAGGATGCTTGCGGGATTTGAAGTTCCTACTGAAGGGAAAATCTTTATAGGGGATGAAAATGTCGAAAGACTGACTCCAGACAAGAGAGATACTGCCATGGTTTTTCAAAACTATGCACTTTTTCCTCATATGAATGTATTTGATAATATTTCCTATGGTCTGAAACTTCAAAAGTTACCAAAAGAAGAGATCAATTCAAGAGTAAAAAAAATATTGAGTCTCATGAAGATGGAGGAGTTTGCAGAGCGTGTTCCTTCTCAGATGTCTGGAGGTCAGCAGCAGAGGGTCTCCCTAGCTAGAGCCCTTATTATGGAGCCTGGAGTCTTACTCTTTGATGAGCCCCTGTCAAATCTAGATGCAAAACTTAGAATCCACATGAGAGATGAGATCAGAAAAATTCAGCAGGAAGTGGGAATCACATCCATCTACGTTACCCACGATCAGTCTGAAGCCATGGGATTATCAGATAAAATAGTCATAATGAAAGACGGCCTCATCGAACAGGTAGGTTCTCCAGATGAGATCTATCAGAGACCAATAAATGCATTCGTTGCGAATTTCATTGGAAGAGCCAATATAATCTTAGCAACTGTTGAAGAGGTCAAGGAATCTACCCTAGTCATAGACGTCCAAGGAATAAAATATGAGACTGCCAAGACTAAACCGTATAATATCGGTGACAAGGTGAAGATTGTAGTAAGACCAGAATCCATAGAATTTGGAAAATCTGACTTTGAGGCAAAGGTCACAAAGAGTATGTTTATGGGAGCTCATCATGAATATGAAGTTAACTTCTTTGGACAGCATCTTGAAATCTCTGTCAATAATCCCATGAACAAAAATATGGTAAAAATTAATGAAAACCTAAAATTTGCACTAGATCCAAATTCAATCCATATACTTTAA
- a CDS encoding MgtC/SapB family protein produces the protein MFEITKFSIFIRIILAIIIGGLIGYEREKKRKPAGFITHMLVCLGAAVIAVIQILVSQSSMGMVLQNPDLSSVVKIDMGRMTAQVVSGVGFLGAGTIFHTQGSIKGITTAATLWITACIGIAIGMGYFFLSITSAVFIVFIMLIMKKFEVLYIEREKQRVIKISYSGDIQTEIKIKRYFKNNNIKVIGAKYLRETDKNTHTEKETVYTLSLPQHMSTESLVSALKEFDEIFHISIH, from the coding sequence ATGTTTGAAATAACCAAATTTTCAATATTTATAAGAATCATTCTGGCCATTATTATAGGTGGACTGATTGGTTATGAAAGGGAGAAAAAAAGAAAGCCTGCAGGTTTTATAACTCATATGTTAGTTTGCCTGGGTGCTGCTGTAATTGCAGTTATACAAATTTTGGTTTCCCAAAGCAGTATGGGTATGGTTCTGCAGAATCCTGACCTCTCTTCCGTCGTAAAAATTGATATGGGAAGAATGACGGCTCAGGTAGTATCCGGAGTTGGATTTTTGGGTGCAGGAACTATCTTTCATACTCAAGGAAGTATCAAAGGAATTACCACTGCTGCCACACTTTGGATCACAGCCTGTATCGGCATCGCCATAGGAATGGGGTATTTCTTCCTTTCCATTACTTCGGCAGTATTCATAGTCTTTATTATGCTTATCATGAAGAAATTTGAAGTTCTTTACATAGAAAGAGAAAAACAGAGAGTGATAAAAATAAGTTATTCTGGAGATATTCAAACTGAAATTAAAATCAAAAGATATTTTAAAAATAATAATATAAAAGTTATCGGAGCGAAATACTTGAGGGAAACAGATAAAAATACTCACACTGAAAAAGAGACTGTATATACACTCTCTCTTCCTCAGCACATGAGTACAGAAAGCCTTGTAAGCGCCCTAAAAGAATTTGACGAGATTTTTCATATTTCTATTCATTAG
- a CDS encoding transporter substrate-binding domain-containing protein, protein MKKVLMILVIMMLSAASYAEGRVEKIIKNNKIRVGTTGDYKPFTYYNGKDFEGYDIEVAKYIAEDLGVELEFVPTTWKTLIDDLESDKFDIAMGGITRNTKRKIRVELSRPYLVFGKSPIVRKADEGKYTSLEAIDKPGVKVGVNIGGTNEKFADKNIKSAQIIKYERNLDVPQAVIKGEVDVMISESPEAIHYANEYKKLAAPMIDNPMTKSQLGYLIPKGEYDMLDLINFILDEMELKGIMDELKAKQIK, encoded by the coding sequence ATGAAAAAAGTTTTAATGATATTGGTGATTATGATGCTTTCTGCAGCATCTTATGCCGAGGGCAGAGTAGAGAAGATTATAAAAAATAATAAAATAAGAGTGGGGACCACAGGAGACTATAAGCCTTTTACCTATTATAACGGAAAGGATTTTGAAGGATATGATATTGAAGTGGCCAAATACATTGCAGAGGATTTGGGAGTGGAACTGGAATTTGTGCCGACGACATGGAAGACTCTTATAGATGACCTGGAAAGTGATAAATTTGATATCGCAATGGGAGGAATAACTAGAAATACCAAGAGAAAGATAAGAGTGGAACTCTCTAGGCCGTACCTGGTTTTCGGGAAATCTCCTATAGTGCGAAAGGCAGATGAAGGAAAATATACATCGCTAGAGGCTATAGATAAGCCTGGAGTAAAAGTGGGAGTGAATATAGGGGGAACCAACGAAAAATTTGCTGACAAAAATATAAAATCAGCTCAGATAATAAAATACGAGAGAAATCTAGATGTACCTCAGGCTGTTATTAAGGGTGAGGTAGATGTTATGATCTCAGAGAGCCCTGAAGCGATACATTATGCAAATGAATATAAAAAACTGGCAGCTCCTATGATTGACAATCCGATGACTAAAAGCCAGCTTGGATATCTAATTCCAAAAGGGGAATACGATATGCTAGACCTGATTAATTTCATACTAGATGAGATGGAGTTAAAGGGAATAATGGACGAACTGAAGGCAAAACAAATCAAGTAG
- a CDS encoding zinc ribbon domain-containing protein YjdM has translation MIDLPNCPKCNSEYTYEDGSVFVCPECAYEWTLEAESGNSEEENVIKDSNGTILNDGDSVTVIKDLKVKGSSLVVKIGTKVKNIRLVEGDHDIACKIDGIGSMNLKSEFVKKI, from the coding sequence ATGATTGATTTACCAAATTGCCCAAAATGTAATTCAGAATATACATATGAGGACGGGAGTGTATTTGTATGTCCAGAGTGTGCCTATGAATGGACTTTAGAGGCTGAAAGTGGAAATAGTGAAGAGGAAAATGTAATAAAAGATTCAAATGGTACAATTTTAAATGACGGGGATTCTGTAACGGTGATCAAAGACCTCAAGGTAAAGGGGAGCTCCCTGGTAGTAAAAATAGGTACAAAGGTTAAAAATATAAGACTGGTAGAAGGTGATCATGATATTGCATGTAAAATTGATGGTATCGGGTCTATGAATTTGAAATCTGAATTTGTAAAAAAAATATAG
- a CDS encoding iron ABC transporter permease yields the protein MEKTSFSLKIRSDLKNMKKIFNDPILFSTIIFTLIVVTLFILLPLMNILNSSFSYDDKFSLRHYKNIMRMSENISILYNTLKLGITTGLISTVIGFFFAYALTYIKLPFKKIFTSIAILPIISPPFVIALSAILLFGRRGFITRELLGMLDADIYGFHGLVLVQVLTFFPVAYLMLVGLLAKIDPSVEEASRDLGASRWDVFWTITLPLMMPGLANAFLVIFIQTIADFGNPMVIGGNYTVAAVQIYLQGIGNYDMGSATALSIILLLISISIFVTQKYYISKKSYVTVTGKVAKQREMITEKRIVMPIFITMILLTFLVILMYILIPIGSFIKLWGADYSLSLNHYKYVFDLGMKPIIDTTGLALISTPITGIFAMIIAFLIVRKKFIGKNFIEFTTMMAIAIPGTIIGLGYVITYNKRPFVLTGTATILIIAFIIRSMPIGIRSAIASLQQIDPSIEEAASVLGADSKKVFTSITLPMIKPAFFGGLIYAFVRSMTLVSTIIFLVSAKYNLLTVAIMNQIDVGKIGVASAYCTILIIIVSIVVIMMKSVLKKFGIEEGIES from the coding sequence GTGGAAAAAACTTCATTTTCATTGAAAATCAGATCAGATTTAAAAAATATGAAAAAAATTTTTAATGACCCCATACTATTTTCAACTATAATCTTTACATTGATTGTAGTAACCCTGTTTATATTGCTGCCTCTTATGAATATATTAAATTCGAGTTTTTCATACGATGATAAATTTTCACTGAGACATTATAAAAATATCATGCGTATGAGTGAAAATATATCCATTCTGTACAACACTCTTAAACTTGGAATTACTACTGGTCTTATCTCTACTGTAATAGGATTTTTCTTTGCCTATGCTCTTACATATATTAAGCTGCCATTTAAGAAGATATTTACCTCTATAGCTATACTCCCAATAATTTCTCCACCTTTTGTTATAGCGTTATCTGCTATCCTTCTCTTTGGAAGGCGTGGATTCATAACAAGGGAGTTATTGGGAATGCTCGATGCAGATATATATGGATTTCACGGACTTGTGCTGGTACAGGTACTTACATTTTTCCCGGTGGCCTATCTAATGCTGGTGGGTCTTCTGGCAAAAATCGACCCTTCTGTAGAAGAAGCATCTAGAGACCTGGGTGCTTCTAGATGGGATGTATTCTGGACTATCACTCTTCCTCTGATGATGCCAGGTCTTGCCAATGCTTTCCTGGTTATATTTATTCAGACTATAGCTGACTTTGGAAATCCTATGGTAATCGGAGGAAACTATACTGTAGCTGCTGTACAGATTTATCTGCAGGGTATCGGAAACTATGATATGGGGAGTGCTACTGCCCTTTCCATAATTCTTCTTCTTATATCCATTAGTATTTTCGTGACTCAGAAATACTATATCAGTAAAAAATCATATGTCACAGTTACAGGTAAAGTGGCAAAACAAAGAGAGATGATCACTGAAAAAAGGATCGTTATGCCTATTTTCATAACCATGATTCTGCTCACTTTTTTGGTAATTCTCATGTATATTCTCATACCTATTGGATCCTTTATAAAGTTGTGGGGAGCTGACTATTCATTGTCCCTAAACCATTATAAATACGTCTTTGACCTGGGTATGAAGCCTATCATTGACACTACCGGACTTGCGCTTATTTCTACACCGATAACAGGTATCTTTGCCATGATTATTGCATTCCTGATTGTAAGAAAAAAATTCATCGGTAAGAACTTTATAGAGTTTACTACCATGATGGCTATCGCAATTCCTGGAACGATAATAGGTCTCGGATATGTTATCACATATAACAAAAGGCCTTTTGTTCTTACTGGTACCGCCACGATTTTAATAATAGCATTTATCATAAGAAGTATGCCTATAGGTATAAGGTCTGCCATAGCATCTCTTCAACAGATTGATCCGTCTATAGAAGAAGCTGCAAGTGTCCTAGGGGCTGACAGTAAAAAGGTTTTCACCTCTATCACTCTGCCTATGATAAAACCTGCTTTCTTCGGAGGTCTTATATACGCCTTCGTCAGAAGTATGACTTTGGTAAGCACGATTATTTTTCTGGTATCTGCTAAGTACAACCTGCTTACTGTGGCAATCATGAACCAGATTGACGTGGGAAAAATAGGGGTGGCTTCAGCATATTGTACTATCCTTATAATAATCGTATCTATTGTAGTTATTATGATGAAATCAGTATTGAAAAAATTTGGTATTGAAGAAGGAATAGAAAGTTAG
- a CDS encoding TrkA C-terminal domain-containing protein: MDFVEDAWGGLKGVVPIVFATFPLVEGIVNAELILNFVFFVVLLSVIFQGMPLPFASSYLGLKETGSKILEKGDLENLEYFEESLVKVKVRNEGEVAEKKISEIGLPKDILLILINRKGKNILPKGDTTIEVGDELYLLGESPGIIEDYISKSIEKMSSKDQGKEI; the protein is encoded by the coding sequence GTGGACTTCGTAGAGGATGCCTGGGGAGGCCTTAAGGGGGTTGTTCCCATAGTTTTTGCAACTTTTCCCTTGGTAGAGGGGATAGTAAATGCAGAGCTTATATTAAATTTTGTTTTTTTCGTGGTTCTTCTTTCTGTGATTTTTCAGGGGATGCCCCTTCCCTTTGCGTCTAGTTACTTAGGACTAAAAGAGACTGGAAGTAAAATTTTGGAAAAGGGAGATTTAGAAAACTTGGAGTATTTTGAGGAAAGTCTTGTTAAGGTAAAAGTAAGAAATGAAGGAGAAGTGGCAGAAAAGAAAATTAGTGAAATAGGACTGCCTAAGGACATTCTTCTCATCCTCATAAATCGAAAGGGAAAGAATATTCTTCCTAAGGGAGATACAACTATAGAGGTAGGAGATGAGCTCTATCTTCTAGGAGAAAGTCCTGGAATAATCGAAGATTACATTAGCAAGTCAATAGAAAAAATGAGTTCAAAAGATCAGGGAAAAGAAATTTAA
- the recQ gene encoding DNA helicase RecQ: MSKISDILKKYFGYSSFRDGQEEIIENILNKKDTLGIMPTGGGKSICYQIPALVFDGITLVISPLISLMQDQVSALNAFGIQSVYVNSSLSQKESNEIFKNISADNYKIVYVTPERLENEYFIEQIKNKNISQIAVDEAHCISQWGHDFRKSYLGIPRFLEKIKSRPVISAFTATATPKVREDIVGNLKFTPEIFLNGFDRKNLKFSTVKGVNSLVYIKKYLKEHRDEGGIIYASTRKEVDSIYNELLSRGYKVGKYHAGLRDAEREDYQNRFVEDELDIMIATNAFGMGIDKSNVRFVIHNNLPKDIESYYQEAGRAGRDGLESNCVLIFNPKDILTQRFFIENNQFENSQEIIDIKYEKLNAMVNYCHTSKCIRSYILEYFGEDKIDNCNNCSNCLDTGHTEDITIEAQKIISCIGRTGERFGVNMIVSILSGSKNQNILKWNLDKVTTYSLMKDYKQKEIRAIIDLLIGDGYIEVLKGEFPTLKLSKKAYSFIRNRETFLRKTAVVDKKVSYEGEQYLEALKKLRYEIARGEGKPPYTVFSDKTLHEMSKYLPLNKEEMLEINGVGEIKFERYGVQFIDVIKKLK; this comes from the coding sequence ATGAGTAAAATTAGCGATATTTTAAAAAAATATTTTGGTTACTCTTCCTTTAGAGATGGTCAGGAGGAGATAATTGAGAATATTTTAAATAAAAAAGATACACTGGGGATAATGCCAACAGGCGGAGGGAAATCTATTTGTTATCAGATACCTGCACTGGTCTTTGACGGTATCACACTGGTCATTTCACCTTTGATCTCCCTAATGCAGGACCAGGTCAGCGCCCTGAATGCCTTTGGAATACAGTCAGTATACGTAAATAGTTCCCTATCCCAGAAAGAATCAAATGAGATATTTAAAAATATATCCGCTGACAACTATAAGATTGTATATGTGACTCCAGAAAGGTTAGAAAATGAGTATTTTATAGAACAGATAAAAAACAAAAATATATCTCAGATTGCCGTGGATGAAGCTCATTGTATATCACAATGGGGGCATGATTTTAGAAAAAGTTATCTGGGAATACCGAGGTTTTTGGAAAAAATTAAGTCTAGACCTGTGATATCAGCTTTTACAGCTACAGCCACTCCAAAGGTAAGAGAGGATATAGTTGGGAATTTGAAATTTACCCCAGAAATATTTTTGAATGGATTTGACAGGAAAAATCTAAAATTTTCAACAGTAAAGGGTGTAAACAGTCTGGTGTACATAAAAAAGTATCTGAAAGAGCATAGGGACGAAGGCGGGATAATCTATGCATCTACACGTAAGGAGGTGGACTCTATTTATAATGAGCTCCTTAGCAGGGGATACAAGGTGGGGAAATATCATGCAGGGTTGAGAGATGCTGAAAGAGAGGATTATCAAAATAGGTTTGTAGAGGATGAATTGGATATAATGATAGCCACAAATGCCTTTGGTATGGGGATAGACAAATCTAACGTAAGGTTTGTAATACATAATAACCTCCCTAAAGACATAGAAAGTTATTACCAGGAAGCAGGCAGGGCAGGCAGGGACGGACTTGAGTCTAACTGCGTTCTTATATTTAATCCTAAAGATATTCTGACTCAGAGATTTTTTATAGAAAATAATCAGTTTGAGAATTCTCAGGAGATCATAGACATAAAATATGAAAAACTAAATGCCATGGTGAACTACTGTCACACCTCTAAATGCATAAGATCCTATATACTCGAATATTTTGGTGAGGATAAAATAGATAACTGTAACAACTGCAGCAATTGTCTCGATACCGGTCATACAGAGGATATAACTATAGAAGCACAGAAGATAATCTCGTGTATAGGAAGAACCGGAGAAAGATTTGGGGTAAACATGATAGTAAGCATACTCTCAGGATCTAAAAATCAAAATATACTCAAATGGAATTTGGACAAGGTGACCACTTACTCTCTAATGAAGGATTATAAACAGAAGGAGATAAGAGCTATTATAGACCTGCTTATAGGGGATGGGTATATAGAGGTTTTAAAAGGAGAGTTTCCAACCCTGAAGCTGAGTAAAAAGGCCTATTCATTTATAAGAAATAGAGAAACTTTTTTAAGGAAGACAGCAGTTGTGGATAAAAAGGTAAGCTATGAAGGGGAGCAGTACTTGGAAGCCCTGAAAAAATTGAGGTATGAAATAGCTAGGGGAGAGGGCAAGCCCCCCTATACTGTCTTTTCTGACAAGACCCTTCACGAGATGTCCAAGTACCTTCCTCTGAACAAAGAAGAGATGCTTGAGATAAACGGAGTGGGAGAAATAAAGTTTGAGAGGTATGGGGTTCAGTTTATAGATGTGATAAAAAAATTAAAATAG
- a CDS encoding flavocytochrome c, which produces MKKLNDGKFYGTGIGYGGDIKVSVDIKEGRISDICIVEHNETPVISDPAFDNVLDKIIEKNSILVPNVSGCSVSSRGIREAVKNALVKAGGDTEILEEEILQSENLEKIAVGKKALKAREEFDVVIVGAGGAGLAASISAAKRGASVVVLEKTAAVGGNTLVSMGGVNIPGSAAQKVKNIEDTDEVYFKDALTGGDGENNRELLKILSENALSTYEWLKEEVGVEFKEGELIHFGGHSVPRATVFKGKYAVELITKLKKKALSMGVDIRTGVKAEKFIIENSRVKGIVASIGGAKVNFMGSKGVIMTTGGFSGNIEMRKKYNPELDERYKTTNQSGITGDGHVMCEDIQAGFVHMDYIQTFPISNPETGALSHVGGSRFDGAILINKQGKRFVEELERRDVVSNGILSQEGGVAYLLWGQEIERVANRTQSCKTEVEALKRKNLFCEGSLKECAHFMGINEDAMLETLERYNGFVASGKDEEFSRRGDLLPIKEGTFYIQAVAPAVHHTMGGVTIDDKNHVMKEDRSIIPGLFAAGEIVGGIHGTNRLGGNAITDILVFGKRAGENIMND; this is translated from the coding sequence GTGAAAAAGTTAAATGATGGAAAATTTTATGGAACTGGAATAGGATACGGCGGAGATATAAAGGTATCTGTAGATATAAAAGAGGGAAGAATTTCTGATATATGTATAGTGGAGCATAACGAGACCCCTGTGATCTCTGATCCGGCTTTTGACAATGTACTGGATAAAATTATAGAAAAAAATTCTATACTTGTGCCAAATGTTTCAGGATGTTCTGTAAGCTCAAGGGGGATAAGAGAAGCTGTAAAAAACGCCCTTGTAAAAGCAGGGGGAGATACAGAGATTTTAGAGGAAGAGATTCTGCAGTCGGAAAACCTAGAAAAGATAGCAGTGGGTAAAAAAGCTCTGAAGGCACGAGAAGAGTTTGATGTGGTAATAGTGGGAGCAGGTGGAGCAGGGCTTGCGGCTTCTATATCGGCAGCCAAAAGAGGGGCCAGTGTGGTGGTCCTTGAAAAGACCGCAGCAGTTGGAGGAAATACCCTGGTATCTATGGGTGGGGTCAATATACCTGGGAGTGCCGCCCAGAAGGTAAAAAATATAGAGGATACAGATGAGGTTTACTTTAAGGATGCTCTAACTGGAGGGGACGGAGAGAATAATCGGGAACTTTTAAAGATTTTAAGTGAAAACGCTCTATCTACTTACGAATGGCTCAAAGAAGAGGTCGGTGTAGAATTTAAGGAAGGGGAGCTCATACACTTTGGAGGACATAGTGTCCCTAGAGCCACTGTTTTTAAGGGTAAATATGCAGTAGAGCTCATCACAAAATTGAAAAAGAAGGCACTCTCTATGGGTGTGGATATAAGAACTGGGGTCAAGGCTGAAAAGTTTATTATTGAAAACTCTAGGGTAAAAGGAATCGTCGCCAGTATAGGGGGAGCCAAAGTAAACTTCATGGGAAGTAAAGGAGTCATAATGACCACAGGTGGATTCTCTGGAAATATAGAGATGAGAAAAAAATATAACCCTGAACTAGATGAAAGATACAAGACTACCAATCAGAGCGGCATAACTGGTGACGGACATGTAATGTGCGAAGATATCCAAGCAGGATTTGTGCATATGGATTATATTCAAACTTTCCCAATATCAAATCCTGAGACAGGAGCCTTGTCTCATGTTGGAGGATCAAGATTTGACGGAGCCATCCTCATAAATAAACAGGGGAAGAGATTTGTAGAGGAGCTTGAAAGAAGAGATGTGGTTTCTAACGGGATTCTTTCACAGGAAGGTGGGGTGGCATACCTTCTCTGGGGACAGGAGATAGAGAGAGTTGCAAATAGAACACAATCTTGCAAAACAGAGGTAGAAGCTCTTAAAAGAAAAAATCTTTTCTGTGAGGGAAGTCTAAAAGAATGTGCTCATTTCATGGGTATAAATGAAGATGCCATGTTGGAAACTCTAGAGAGATACAATGGTTTTGTAGCTTCAGGAAAAGATGAAGAATTTTCTAGGAGAGGAGATCTTCTTCCAATAAAAGAGGGGACTTTTTATATCCAGGCAGTAGCTCCGGCGGTACACCATACTATGGGAGGAGTTACCATTGACGACAAAAACCATGTGATGAAAGAGGACAGAAGCATAATCCCTGGACTATTTGCAGCGGGAGAGATAGTCGGTGGAATACACGGTACTAATAGACTAGGTGGAAACGCCATTACAGATATACTTGTATTTGGTAAAAGGGCCGGAGAAAATATAATGAATGATTAA